A single Thermoanaerobacterium sp. RBIITD DNA region contains:
- a CDS encoding DUF503 domain-containing protein: MVITYCKIHLYANWVHSLKEKRMVVRSIIDKMKHRFNAAIAEVENQDVHQSIVIGLTCCGSDSKITEAMIQKIIEFVEGNTDAYIEKIDTETINV; encoded by the coding sequence ATGGTTATAACATATTGCAAAATACATTTGTATGCAAATTGGGTACATTCACTTAAAGAAAAGAGGATGGTAGTAAGAAGCATAATAGATAAGATGAAGCACCGCTTCAATGCAGCTATTGCAGAGGTGGAAAATCAGGATGTGCATCAATCAATAGTAATTGGTTTGACATGCTGTGGAAGCGATTCAAAAATTACGGAAGCAATGATTCAAAAGATTATAGAATTCGTCGAAGGCAATACAGACGCATATATTGAAAAGATTGATACTGAAACAATAAATGTATAA
- a CDS encoding gamma-glutamylcyclotransferase family protein — MKNLYLAYGSNMNLKQMSKRCPTAKLMGPAILRNWKLVFKGKDKGAFATIEPAENSEVPAVLWEIGPFDEDALDKYEDYPHLYRKEIVEAIYEGKPIRAMVYIMNPGNDIGRPSKRYYNIIKQGYEDVGFDTELLEQMLKNQYNFIC; from the coding sequence ATGAAAAATTTATATTTAGCATATGGCAGCAATATGAATTTAAAACAAATGTCAAAAAGATGTCCAACAGCAAAGCTAATGGGTCCTGCGATTCTAAGAAATTGGAAACTTGTATTTAAAGGTAAAGATAAAGGTGCATTCGCTACAATTGAACCAGCGGAGAATAGCGAGGTTCCAGCTGTTCTTTGGGAAATAGGACCATTTGATGAAGACGCTTTAGATAAATATGAAGATTACCCCCACCTCTACCGAAAAGAAATTGTAGAGGCCATATATGAAGGTAAGCCAATAAGGGCAATGGTATATATAATGAACCCAGGAAATGATATAGGAAGACCAAGTAAAAGATATTATAATATTATAAAACAAGGTTATGAAGATGTAGGTTTCGATACTGAACTGCTTGAACAGATGTTAAAAAATCAATATAATTTTATATGCTGA